A genome region from Deinococcus yavapaiensis KR-236 includes the following:
- a CDS encoding ParA family protein, whose product MIISLISWKGGCGKTTSSIHFAALLARRGQTMLVDEDRSRNATNWTARGGDALPFKTFPPRALGTEARRHDHIVIDTRGGLEDQDLVDLYDNSDLVIVPAIAESMTLEALAGTAQTLRKHGRDLGKLRVLFTLARKTNGKSDKVAEAKAAVAELGITPLTRTIRATEAFRDACDSGRLVRDVKNPNGKLAWMDYERAFAELTS is encoded by the coding sequence ATGATCATCTCCTTGATTTCCTGGAAAGGCGGCTGCGGTAAAACAACCAGCAGTATTCACTTCGCCGCGTTGCTCGCGCGACGCGGTCAAACCATGCTCGTCGACGAAGACCGCAGCCGCAACGCCACGAACTGGACCGCGCGCGGCGGCGACGCACTGCCCTTCAAAACCTTCCCGCCGCGCGCGCTCGGCACGGAAGCGCGCCGTCACGACCACATCGTCATCGACACGCGCGGCGGTCTCGAAGACCAAGACCTCGTCGACCTGTACGACAACAGCGACCTCGTGATCGTGCCCGCCATCGCCGAAAGCATGACCCTCGAAGCGCTCGCGGGCACCGCGCAAACGCTGCGCAAGCACGGCCGGGACTTGGGCAAGTTGCGCGTGCTGTTCACGCTCGCCCGCAAAACGAACGGCAAAAGCGATAAAGTCGCGGAAGCCAAAGCGGCCGTCGCGGAACTCGGCATCACGCCCCTGACGCGCACGATTCGCGCGACGGAAGCGTTCCGTGACGCGTGCGACAGCGGCCGCCTCGTGCGCGACGTGAAAAACCCCAACGGCAAGCTCGCGTGGATGGACTACGAACGAGCGTTCGCGGAGTTGACCTCGTGA